In Erigeron canadensis isolate Cc75 chromosome 8, C_canadensis_v1, whole genome shotgun sequence, the DNA window tgcccaaaggtgatttaatatactCTGTGTGCTGAAAGGAACatttttcatgcataagatacacgattcttaattttgtgcccaaaggtcaaaagataagcgttgtgaCGCATGAACCTAATGCTcatgtgtacttagatattagttacttctgcccaaaggtgatgtaaatctaagtagagccttatgttaacttattgttttggtgtttacaataagTTACCTATCACTAGCTTCATTAGTATAgtggtcttagtctcattacttcaggaacattactttagcctcttacgtaAGGAACATTATTGTTAGcccttagttaagtttaggcattactttagttccattagttttaaagatattacttagtctgccttagatagctaattatgtcactataatctcattgcccttagttttaggcattacgttattaatcttctattacttgtatcctAAATCTATATCCTCCTTAATTCCACTGTAGTACCTCCCATTGGCATCCAGCCACTTACCGGTGAAAACTATGCTTCATGGAAAGATCAGTTAGATCTTACTCTAGGGTACTATGACCTGGACTACGTCATTCGTCATGATGAACCCGCTGCCATTACTGCAACCTATACTGCAGAGCAGATAGCGGCATTTGAGAAGTGGGACAAGGCGAATCGCTTGTCACTTATGACGGTCAAGAGCTCTATTCCTCTTGGTCTCCGAGGAGCTATTCCCGAGTCTGATAAAGTGAAAGATTACCTCAAATCTGTTGAGGATTACTTCAAGGGATCGTCTAAAGCACATGCAAGCAGCTTAATGCTAAAGATGCTTACTCTGAAATACGATGGAAAAAGCGGTGTccgtgaacacataatgaaaatgagCGACATGGCGAACAAGCTTAAGACTCTCGAA includes these proteins:
- the LOC122610163 gene encoding uncharacterized protein LOC122610163; this encodes MENFTRSLSRSLSRSVSSSVDANRVWRRSTYGVPPIGIQPLTGENYASWKDQLDLTLGYYDLDYVIRHDEPAAITATYTAEQIAAFEKWDKANRLSLMTVKSSIPLGLRGAIPESDKVKDYLKSVEDYFKGSSKAHASSLMLKMLTLKYDGKSGVREHIMKMSDMANKLKTLEMEVSDNFLVHFIMTSLPAQFDAFKINYNAQKDKWKMSELIAMCQQEEDRLKLEQPEAVHLTTTANSKKRKGNNSNKNGKKA